The Sylvia atricapilla isolate bSylAtr1 chromosome 13, bSylAtr1.pri, whole genome shotgun sequence genome includes a region encoding these proteins:
- the PARP16 gene encoding protein mono-ADP-ribosyltransferase PARP16 isoform X1, with protein sequence MSAPGPGPGEAAPGAREAARRDPLAADLRCSLFAAALQSYKRDSALRPFPGRYASGDTKDFEGLLADTKALPSLKEILESVPNTDKRTWDLFSWILSSKVFMIQSTKKQEYEKIQDLTGMSGAAVPAPDYLFEIVYCDQMNTKFAETKGERDLIYAFHGSRLENFHSILHHGLHCHLNRTSLFGEGTYLTSDLSLALLYSPHGLGWQRSALGSILSCVAVCEIIDHPDVKCQVKKKDSEEIDRKRARVKNSEGGDVPQKYFVVTNNQLLRVKYLLVYSQKQHRRPSNESSWFYTHRFAIMMMLYLLLLMVIGASNSPTFIYYWHRMFDSEI encoded by the exons ATGTCAGCGCcgggccccggccccggcgaGGCGGCCCCGGGCGCCAGGGAGGCGGCGCGGCGAGACCCGCTGGCCGCAGACCTGCGGTGCAGCCTGTTCGCCGCCGCGCTGCAGAGCTACAAGCGCGACTCGGCGCTGAGGCCCTTTCCGGGCCGCTACGCCAGCGGCGACACCAAGGACTTCGAGGGGCTG CTTGCAGATACCAAGGCTCTACCAAGCCTGAAAGAGATTCTGGAGTCTGTTCCAAATACAGATAAAAGGACCTGGGACCTGTTTAGTTGGATTCTATCATCTAAAGTCTTCATGATACAAAGTACTAAGAAACAGGAG TACGAGAAGATCCAGGATCTCACAGGGATGTCTGGGGCTGCGGTTCCTGCTCCAGACTACCTCTTTGAGATCGTGTACTGTGATCAGATGAACACCAAGTTTGCTGAGACCAAGGGAGAGCGGGACCTTATCTACGCCTTCCACGGGAGCCGCTTGGAGAACTTCCATTCCATCCTGCACCACGGCCTGCACTGCCACTTGAACAGG ACATCCCTGTTTGGTGAAGGCACCTATCTGACCAGTGAcctgagcctggctctgctgtaCAGCCCTCACGGCCTCGGCTGGCAGCGAAGTGCACTGGGCTCTATCCTCAGCTGTGTGGCTGTTTGTGAGATCATTGACCACCCAGATGTAAAGTGTCAGGTGAAAAAGAAAG ATTCAGAGGAAATTGACAGAAAAAGAGCCAGAGTGAAAAACAGCGAAGGGGGAGACGTACCACAGAAATACTTCGTTGTCACAAACAATCAGCTTTTACGAGTTAAATACTTGCTAGTGTATTCACAGAAGCAGCATAGGAG gcCTTCTAATGAATCTTCCTGGTTCTACACCCACCGTTTTGCCATAATGATGATGCTGTACCTGCTGTTGCTGATGGTGATAGGGGCCAGCAACTCACCAACCTTCATCTACTACTGGCACAGAATGTTTGACTCTGAGATATGA
- the PARP16 gene encoding protein mono-ADP-ribosyltransferase PARP16 isoform X2 translates to MGEHGLPAQLADTKALPSLKEILESVPNTDKRTWDLFSWILSSKVFMIQSTKKQEYEKIQDLTGMSGAAVPAPDYLFEIVYCDQMNTKFAETKGERDLIYAFHGSRLENFHSILHHGLHCHLNRTSLFGEGTYLTSDLSLALLYSPHGLGWQRSALGSILSCVAVCEIIDHPDVKCQVKKKDSEEIDRKRARVKNSEGGDVPQKYFVVTNNQLLRVKYLLVYSQKQHRRPSNESSWFYTHRFAIMMMLYLLLLMVIGASNSPTFIYYWHRMFDSEI, encoded by the exons ATGGGGGAGCACGGGCTGCCCGCACAG CTTGCAGATACCAAGGCTCTACCAAGCCTGAAAGAGATTCTGGAGTCTGTTCCAAATACAGATAAAAGGACCTGGGACCTGTTTAGTTGGATTCTATCATCTAAAGTCTTCATGATACAAAGTACTAAGAAACAGGAG TACGAGAAGATCCAGGATCTCACAGGGATGTCTGGGGCTGCGGTTCCTGCTCCAGACTACCTCTTTGAGATCGTGTACTGTGATCAGATGAACACCAAGTTTGCTGAGACCAAGGGAGAGCGGGACCTTATCTACGCCTTCCACGGGAGCCGCTTGGAGAACTTCCATTCCATCCTGCACCACGGCCTGCACTGCCACTTGAACAGG ACATCCCTGTTTGGTGAAGGCACCTATCTGACCAGTGAcctgagcctggctctgctgtaCAGCCCTCACGGCCTCGGCTGGCAGCGAAGTGCACTGGGCTCTATCCTCAGCTGTGTGGCTGTTTGTGAGATCATTGACCACCCAGATGTAAAGTGTCAGGTGAAAAAGAAAG ATTCAGAGGAAATTGACAGAAAAAGAGCCAGAGTGAAAAACAGCGAAGGGGGAGACGTACCACAGAAATACTTCGTTGTCACAAACAATCAGCTTTTACGAGTTAAATACTTGCTAGTGTATTCACAGAAGCAGCATAGGAG gcCTTCTAATGAATCTTCCTGGTTCTACACCCACCGTTTTGCCATAATGATGATGCTGTACCTGCTGTTGCTGATGGTGATAGGGGCCAGCAACTCACCAACCTTCATCTACTACTGGCACAGAATGTTTGACTCTGAGATATGA